Proteins from a single region of Cryptococcus neoformans var. grubii H99 chromosome 5, complete sequence:
- a CDS encoding phospholipase D, variant: MAAQEDVNGVTLHNGGFASLVSDLIHRQHSEEKSDHPIKNGQLNIGINVSKDLPTTGLKRNTKKWLEKEAERGDDNEDPQSKSGCQSYSSSLPTDAEGRDDSSTMSQQGRDRNEAAGRGSGQHEKFFSNIFDDHVAESPVEGHGGCPSNPVPKSLANLARVIRIDDSAKSFREQQSNSQPMSRSSSVQKQILDEAGRFPNQLPGMKCEDRPGPMNEIYLEPRITHIHYHERREPTVHGIRHGPILNVTPGGEAELPPDEISLPSRRPSSNHIFNCMIPNSKASNDFPLSASNGDAPDGIWRSALQQSGIGGKEKKKAASSRFSSFRGDEVTTGESEAEDSGPGTPTEAAQKRWSMLRHRIMPSRSSFGGNPNGPTSGKVSALAPTVITSVPVTTELFAGQLPVMILKTWIDRDEDGRKAVPVLLGNLRFRVGDSVGLRQGKEATGKEMFKVECEYGDGAVKWVIFRELRDFLSLHAHYKAANFGTSVAGLRSARRVEIPDFPRMSIPYLNKFERTSGGKDKEKVRHIGKAEYAQASRDALQQYLVELIRAVIFRAESNRLCRFFELSALTLALAPRGGFQGKTGFLKIPGSNVSRRANQPGLTPQSWKASREPKWFIVRDTYCVATDGPETTDFYDVFLFDSDFTIIRPKRYYRQGINILSGHAAVKHVKPKNGSGTNNNINIPERVDTDNPFSREIIVRSGEGQGSEAQDMHDETEHEASQHTFYIVNSQRKLKLVAKNARQMHQFIVSMERIASQCVWTKRNRFDSFAPLRVNVAAQWLVDGRDYFWNLSRAINMAKDRIYIHDWWISPELYLRRPGDERYRLDNLLKRKAEDGVKIFIIIYNEVSDKTTPVDSQYTKRTLMDLHPNIMIQRSPSHFQTGTFYWSHHEKLCVIDETIAFMGGLDLCYGRWDTPQHVLIDDGFTESDGPNGPVWRGKDYANERVMEYTNLDKPFEDMFDRTKVPRMPWHDVGLQIVGQPARDLCRHFVQRWNLLIRTKNHKRRMPFLLPAAEFTERELQDLKLQGTCEVQICRSVGPWSMGTSTKIEHSIQNAYCKSIETSEHFVYIENQFFITSTIVDGVAVENGIGDSLVNRIIRAHKEGQDWRACIVIPLLPGYTYPLDSNEASSVRLILECQNRTISRGTSSIFSRLRKEGVDPDDYITFFSLRGWSKFRTGVLTSEQVYIHGKTMIVDDRLVLCGSANINERSQRGDRDSELLAVIRDTDMIDGIMAGRPYKVGRFAHTLRVRLMREHVGVDVDALDEEHLMSREPVAEVDEMEIWDPDHEQQSEDEGGDGITQVKKRAAKERLMNTFSSGLASVTKGMSENAISSIKKTADKVVHPVAVVASGQTAAHDQFDVGDPSEREDYQHEGKTSTGFASSMVPTLEEKAIFERRPSAQHANGKPLFDLQEEHDQQDGQDVGQTKSKEEGEEPSEAEVPRKTKEHVTHLDGDSIAQKSGVPRLQNRPSDKELFGSPANTYALNHDLSMRGTEREAEDEGKGTEEGQANLQARKILRKHLNANVQVSPWSMPTPTPDINPNRFHDPLDERFWKNVWVATAVHNTEIFRKVFRCVPDDLVTSWAQYKAFANHAEKFNKEPENVAQGGSDEPIKLTHDGPGTHGAGGGGSGGGQIGTMLRDKGSNTSETVGSDVVNGNPKDRLGFGAVGSKSSTKEEEPKREAERGKKPSQPEEAWAEWERDEMEKLLNEVRGHLVIYPTRFLEAEDLANNFLFNSDKILPLPIYD; the protein is encoded by the exons ATGGCCGCGCAAGAAGACGTTAACGGCGTGACACTACATAACGGGGGTTTTGCGTCACTTGTGTCCGACCTGATACACAGGCAGCACAGCGAAGAAAAATCTGACCACCCTATAAAGAACGGGCAGTTGAACATTGGCATCAACGTTAGCAAAGATCTTCCTACCACCGGACTGAAACGAAACACAAAGAAATGGctggaaaaagaagctgAACGAGGCGATGATAATGAAGATCCTCAGTCTAAAAGCGGTTGCCAATCGTACTCAAGCTCTTTGCCTACTGATGCTGAGGGTCGGGACGACTCAAGTACTATGTCACAACAAGGAAGAGATCGGAACGAAGCGGCAGGAAGGGGTTCGGGTCAACATGAGAAGTTCTTCTCTAACATTTTTGATGATCATGTCGCCGAATCCCCTGTCGAAGGACACGGCGGCTGCCCGTCCAATCCAGTACCCAAGAGCCTTGCCAACCTTGCCCGGGTGATTCGGATAGATGACTCTGCCAAAAGCTTTAGAGAACAACAATCCAACAGTCAGCCCATGAGTAGGTCTTCGAGTGTCCAGAAGCAAATCCTAGACGAGGCTGGGAGATTTCCCAACCAGCTTCCAGGTATGAAGTGTGAAGACAGGCCAGGACCTATGAATGAGATTTATCTTGAGCCTCGTATTACTCATATTCAT TACCATGAACGTCGCGAGCCGACCGTTCACGGCATCCGTCACGGACCCATTCTTAACGTCACCCCTGGCGGTGAAGCGGAGCTTCCTCCTGATGAAATATCACTACCATCACGCCGGCCTTCATCGAATCATATTTTTAATTGTATGATCCCAAATTCTAAAGCTAGCAATGATTTTCCGTTGTCGGCCTCCAATGGCGATGCTCCAGATGGTATTTGGAGAAGTGCTTTGCAGCAGTCCGGCATAggggggaaggaaaagaaaaaggccGCTAGTTCAAGATTTAGCAGCTTCCGGGGGGATGAGGTCACAACGGGTGAGTCTGAGGCTGAAGATTCTGGGCCAGGGACTCCGACCGAGGCTGCTCAGAAAAGGTGGTCAATGCTCAGGCATCGCATCATGCCTTctcgttcttcttttggCGGTAATCCCAATGGCCCAACATCTGGAAAAGTCTCTGCTCTTGCTCCTACAGTTATCACGTCTGTTCCTGTTACCACTGAGCTGTTTGCTGGTCAGTTGCCAGTTATGATCCTCAAGACTTGGATAGATAGAGACGAAGACGGAAGAAAAGCTGTACCAGTCCTTCTGGGCAATCTAAGGTTCAGGGTCGGTGATAGTGTAGGGTTGAGACAAGGCAAGGAAGCAACAGGAAAGGAGATGTTCAAGGTGGAGTGCGAGTATGGGGACGGTGCTGTTAAATGG GTCATCTTTCGCGAGCTCCGTGatttcctctctcttcatgCCCACTATAAAGCCGCAAACTTTGGTACCTCGGTCGCTGGTCTTCGGTCCGCTCGACGCGTTGAAATCCCTGACTTCCCTCGCATGAGTATTCCGTATCTCAACAAGTTTGAAAGAACCTCTGGAGGAAAGGACAAAGAGAAAGTCAGACATATTGGCAAGGCAGAGTATGCTCAGGCCAGTAGGGACGCCTTGCAGCAGTATCTTGTAGAACTTATTCGTGCTGTC ATTTTCCGAGCTGAATCCAATCGCCTTTGTAGATTTTTCGAACTCTCTGCCCTTACTCTGGCTCTTGCCCCACGTGGAGGATTCCAAGGCAAAACTGGCTTCCTCAAAATCCCTGGATCAAATGTGTCAAGAAGAGCCAATCAGCCTGGTTTGACGCCTCAGAGCTGGAAGGCGAGCAGAGAGCCGAAATGGTTTATTGTCAGAGATACTTACTGCGTGGCTACCGACGGGCCTGAGACG ACCGACTTTTATGATGTCTTCCTATTTGATTCCGATTTCACAATCATCCGCCCCAAGCGGTACTATCGCCAAGGTATCAACATCCTTTCGGGGCACGCCGCTGTCAAACATGTTAAGCCTAAGAATGGTAGTGgcaccaacaacaacattAACATTCCTGAACGCGTTGACACCGACAATCCGTTCAGTCGAGAGATTATTGTCAGAAGTGGGGAGGGACAAGGATCCGAAGCCCAAGACATGCATGATGAGACGGAGCACGAAGCAAGTCAGCACACGTTCTATATTGTGAATTCCCAGAGGAAATTGAAGCTGGTTGCGAAGAATGCC AGGCAAATGCATCAGTTCATCGTGTCAATGGAAAGAATTGCGTCTCAGTGTGTTTGGACCAAGCGTAACAGGTTCGATTCATTTGCACCTTTGAGAGTGAACGTCGCGGCGCAGTGGCTTGTTGACGGT CGAGATTACTTCTGGAACCTCAGTCGAGCGATAAACATGGCCAAAGACCGTATCTATATCCACGACTGGTGGATCTCTCCTGAGCTTTACCTGCGTCGGCCCGGTGATGAGAGATACAGACTTGACAACTTGTTGAAGCGCAAAGCGGAGGATGGAGTCAAgattttcatcatcatcta TAATGAAGTCTCGGACAAGACTACTCCGGTTGACAGTCAATACACTAAGCGAACACTTATGGATCTTCACCCTAATATCATGATTCAGAGATCGCCTTCACACTTCCAAACCGGGACATTCTATTGGTCACAT CACGAGAAACTTTGTGTGATTGATGAGACGATCGCGTTTATGGGCGGTCTTGACTT GTGTTATGGCCGATGGGATACTCCCCAACACGTCCTAATTGATGACGGATTCACTGAGTCTGACGGACCTAATGGTCCCGTGTGGCGAGGCAAGGATTACGCCAATGAACGTGTTATGGAATATACGAATCTTGACAAACCGTTTGAAGATATGTTTGACAGGACGAAGGTTCCCCGCATGCCTTG GCACGATGTTGGTCTCCAAATTGTTGGGCAACCTGCTCGTGACCTTTGTCGCCATTTCGTGCAACGTTGGAACCTCCTTATCAGAACTAAAAACCACAAGCGCCGCatgccttttcttcttcctgctgCAGAGTTTACTGAGCGAGAACTTCAGGATTTAAAACTCCAGGGAACGTGTGAAGTGCAGATCTGTCGGTCGGTAGGACCATGGTCTATGGGTACTTCGACAAAGATTGAACATTCAATTCAGAATGCTTACTGCAAGT CTATAGAAACTTCTGAACACTTTGTCTATATCGAGaatcaattcttcatcacttcGACAATTGTTGATGGTGTCGCTGTCGAGAACGGTATTGGTGATTCTCTTGTCAATCGTATCATCCGTGCACACAAGGAAGGTCAAGACTGGCGAGCTTGTATCGTCATTCCACTTTTACCTGGATACACGTACCCCCTCGACTCAAATGAGGCGAGCTCGGTGAGACTGATCTTGGAATGTCAAAACAGGACGATTTCCAGAGGAACAAGTTCAATTTTCTCAAGGTTACggaaggagggagttgAC CCTGATGATTACATCACGTTTTTCTCTTTAAGAGGATGGTCTAAATTCAGAACAGGTGTCCTGACTAGCGAGCAGGTTTACATTCATGGCAAAACCATGATTGTAGATGATC GCCTTGTGCTGTGTGGTTCCGCTAACATCAACGAGCGTAGTCAGCGTGGTGATCGAGACTCTGAGCTCTTGGCTGTGATCCGTGACACTGACATGATTGATGG AATCATGGCGGGCCGTCCATATAAAGTTGGCCGCTTTGCCCATACTCTTCGGGTTCGCCTCATGCGTGAACATGTTGGTGTTGATGTTGACGCTCTTGACGAAGAGCATCTCATGTCTCGAGAGCCTGTTGCCGAGGttgatgagatggagattTGGGACCCCGATCACGAGCAGCAGAGCGAAGACGAAGGTGGCGATGGTATTACGCAGGTCAAAAAACGCGCAGCGAAGGAACGTCTCATGAACACTTTTTCCTCGGGTTTGGCAAGTG TAACCAAGGGCATGTCTGAAAACGCTATTTCGAGTATTAAGAAGACAGCGGATAAGGTCGTTCATCCTGTTGCTGTCGTTGCATCTGGTCAAACTGCTGCCCATGACCAGTTTGATGTGGGTGACCCGTCCGAGCGAGAAGATTATCAGCATGAAGGCAAGACGTCCACAGGTTTTGCTTCTTCCATGGTGCCTACTCTCGAAGAAAAAGCCATTTTTGAGCGTCGACCAAGTGCGCAACACGCGAACGGCAAGCCTCTATTTGACCTCCAAGAAGAGCACGACCAACAAGACGGGCAGGATGTTGGTCAGACcaagagcaaggaagaaggagaggaaccGAGCGAAGCAGAGGTTCCTAGAAAGACCAAGGAACATGTCACGCATTTGGATGGGGACTCGATAGCACAGAAATCTGGCGTTCCTCGATTGCAAAACAGACCTTCCGACAAGGAACTCTTTGGAAGTCCCGCCAACACTTACGCCTTAAATCATGATCTGTCCATGCGAGGGACCGAGCGCGAagcggaagatgaggggAAAGGGACAGAGGAGGGTCAGGCGAATCTTCAGGCGCGAAAAATCTTGAGGAAGCATTTGAACGCCAACGTACAAGTGTCTCCGTGGAGCATGCCAACCCCTACGCCAGATATCAACCCTAATCGTTTCCACGATCCGTTGGATGAAAGATTCTGGAAAAATGTGTGGGTAGCCACTGCTGTTCATAAC ACTGAAATCTTCCGAAAGGTTTTCAGATGTGTT CCTGACGATCTCGTCACTTCTTGGGCTCAATACAAAGCTTTCGCCAATCACGCCGAAAAGTTCAACAAGGAGCCTGAAAATGTAGCCCAAGGAGGCAGCGACGAACCCATTAAACTAACTCACGATGGCCCTGGTACGCATGGTGCAGGCGGTGGTGGATCTGGTGGTGGTCAAATAGGTACAATGTTAAGGGATAAGGGAAGCAACACAAGCGAGACGGTTGGGTCAGACGTCGTGAATGGGAATCCCAAGGATCGCCTCGGCTTCGGAGCTGTGGGGAGCAAGAGCTCgaccaaggaagaggaaccGAAGAGGGAAGCagaaaggggaaaaaagcCTAGCCAGCCCGAAGAGGCCTGGGCTGAatgggaaagagatgagatggagaagcTGTTAAATGAAGTGCGAGGGCATCTAG TGATTTATCCTACAAGGTTCTTGGAAGCAGAAGACCTTGCGAACAATTTTCTTTTCAAC TCTGACAAGATCTTGCCTCTTCCCATTTACGATTAG
- a CDS encoding NCS2 family nucleobase:cation symporter-2 — MSTNLESETSFDKANATGVRVLPILEDEPALGHIPTSRRNKFKWVMKSLVTKDGWLGDYDYGALMIPYIPYITKKQNKELPFYDVNQRLPHLLLFLLGLQHALAMVGGLVTPPLLLAGPAGANLGTEAQLYLVSACLIWCGIGTCIQVSRVKIWKTNYYFGTGLISVTGTSFAFANVALSWLSQAYADGTCSYAEDGVTKLPCPDEFGAILGTATLTGIFAIGLAFVPPKAIRKAFPPLITGTMLMFIGAALVSSGVNNWAGGSGTTCASDHTVKCVAGTREEYWGSASFIGLGFSCFAVIVLCELFGSAFMKSASVFFGLIVGMVIAAATGYFEKSIITSAPAGNFLWVHTFKLSLRGQLVLPMIAAWAVIIAETIGNVTASSDVSRLEISGEGFMSRVQGGMLADSIMATIAGLATVPPLTTFSQNSGVIALTRNASRSSGYMCAFILFLMGIIGKFGAIFCAAPSSVIGGFTTFLFGAVTTSGVRVLAYCKWTRRDRFIATVGIALGMASLCVPEWFSYFFTYTGSNAGKKGLLQAIVLIVEEPYLISAFVMIFLNLCIADEVPEKGSSSTEEQKRGWNEPVPLAGGPSGTLHHATSSLPVEREREAEDVELRV; from the exons ATGTCGACTAACCTCGAATCGGAGACCTCTTTCGACAAGGCCAACGCCACCGGAGTTCGGGTCCTTCCTATACTTGAAGATGAACCAGCCCTTGGCCACATTCCTACCTCAAGGAGGAACAAGTTCAAATGGGTCATGAAATCTCTGGTTACCAAGGATGGATGGTTGGGTGACTAC GATTATGGAGCTCTCATGATCCCTTACATTCCCTATATCACCAAGAAGCAGAACAAGGAACTGCCATTCTATGATGTTAACCAGAGacttccccatctcctcttatTCCTCTTGGGTCTTCAACA TGCTCTTGCCATGGTTGGCGGTCTCGTTACGccccctcttcttcttgccggTCCTGCGGGTGCCAACCTCGGTACCGAGGCTCAGCTCTACCTCGTCTCTGCTTGTCTCATCTGGTGTGGTATCGGTACATGTATCCAGGTCAGCCGTGTCAAAATTTGGAAAACCAATTACTACTTTGGAACTGGTTTAATTTCTGTTACT GGTACAtcttttgcctttgccaATGTCGCTCTCTCCTGGTTATCTCAAGCA TACGCCGATGGTACTTGCTCTTATGCTGAAGACGGCGTCACCAAGCTTCCATGCCCCGACGAGTTTGGAGCCATCCTCGGTACAGCCACCCTCACTGGTATCTTTGCTATCGGTCTCGCTTTTGTCCCCCCCAAAGCTATCCGAAAGGCCTTTCCTCCCCTTATCACTGGTACCATGCTCATGTTCATTGGCGCTGCCCTTGTCTCTTCGGGTGTCAATAACTGGGCTGGTGGCTCCGGTACTACTTGCGCCTCTGACCACACTGTCAAATGTGTGGCTGGTACCAGGGAGGAGTATTGGGGTTCCGCTTCTTTTATCGGTCTCGGCTTCTCTTGTTTCGCGGTCATCGTCCTCTGTGAGCTTTTTGGTTCAGCCTTTATGAAATCGGCCTCTGTCTTCTTTGGTCTTATCGTCGGTATGGTCATCGCCGCTGCCACTGGTTACTTTGAGAAGAGCATTATTACCAGTGCTCCTGCCGGTAACTTCCTCTGGGTTCACACCTTCAAATTGTCTTTGCGCGGTCAACTTGTCTTGCCTATGATTGCTGCTTGGGCCGTCATCATTGCCGAGACTATCGGTAATGTCACTGCCAG CTCCGACGTTTCTCGCTTAGAAATTTCGGGTGAAGGTTTTATGTCCCGGGTTCAGGGCGGTATGCTTGCAGACTCTATCATGGCCACCATTGCCGGTCTCGCCACTGTCCCGCCTCTTACCACCTTTTCCCAAAACTCCGGTGTCATCGCCCTTACTCGAAACGCTTCTCGTTCTTCCGGTTACATGTGTGCTTTCATCTTGTTCTTGATGGGTATCATTGGTAAATTCGGTGCCATATTCTGTGCTGCCCCCAGCTCTGTCATTGGCGGtttcaccaccttcctGTTTGGTGCTGTCACTACCTCTGGTGTCCGAGTCTTGGCTTACTGCAAGTGGACTCGAAGAGACCGATTTATTGCTACTGTTGGTATCGCCCTCGGTATGGCGAGCTTGTGCGTGCCCGAGTGGTTCAGCTACTTTTTTACTTACACCGGTTCCAATG CCGGTAAGAAGGGTCTCCTCCAAGCCATTGTCCTCATTGTCGAAGAGCCTTATCTCATCTCTGCCTTCGTCATGATCTTTCTCAACCTCTGTATCGCTGACGAGGTCCCCGAGAAAGGATCTTCCTCTACCGAGGAACAGAAACGAGGGTGGAACGAACCAGTTCCTCTTGCCGGCGGTCCTTCCGGTACTTTGCACCAtgccacttcttctttgcctgtCGAGCGAGAGAGGGAAGCTGAAGATGTTGAGCTTAGAGTTTAG
- a CDS encoding large subunit ribosomal protein L22e: MPKAPSTTKNAAAGKPLHKFFVDCSVPVNDSVFDLAAFEKFLHDRIKVDGKPGQLGDVVAVQKEGAKIVLTSQIPFSKRYLKYLTKKHLKKNSFENFLRVVATSKDTYSLKYFKVDQDEAEEDELA, translated from the exons ATG CCGAAAGCTCCCTCCACTACCAAGAACGCAGCCGCTGGCAAGCCTCTCCACAAGTTCTTCGTTGACTGCTCCGTCCCCGTGAACGATTCTGTCTTCGACCTTGCCGCGTTTGAGAAGTTCCTCCACGACCGCATCAAGGTCGACGGCAAGCCTGGCCAGCTCGGCGACGTTGTCGCTGTCcagaaggagg GTGCCAAGATCGTCCTCACTTCCCAAATCCCATTCTCCAAGAGGTACCTCAAGTACCTTACGAAGAAGcacttgaagaagaactcTTTTGAAAACTTCCTCCG CGTCGTTGCCACTTCCAAGGACACCTATTCCCTCAAGTACTTCAAGGTTGATCAGGATGAAgctgaggaggatgaactCGCTTAA